In Devosia chinhatensis, the following are encoded in one genomic region:
- the proS gene encoding proline--tRNA ligase: MRLSRYFLPVLRDVPKEAEIVSHRLMLRAGMIRQQASGLYSWLPIGYKVLMKVQKIIEQEQNRAGAVQLLMPTIQSADLWRESGRYEAYGKEMLRIEDRHEREFLYGPTNEEMITDIFRTYVKSYKDLPLNLYHIQWKFRDEVRPRFGTMRSREFLMKDAYSFDLDEAAAVKAFQRMFVAYLRTFKRMGLVGVPMRADTGPIGGNLSYEFHVLADTGESEVFLDKDLLDKPVPGADTDFFGDLEPIFRDWTSLFAATDEMTTEEAFREAVPADNQLKARGIEVGHIFYFGTKYSEPMKANVTGADGKDTPVHMGSYGIGPTRVVPAIIEASHDENGIVWPVPVAPFEAVLINLKAGDADTDAACDALYEQLSGAGLDMLYDDRDQPAGSKFATADLVGIPYQLIVGPRGLKSGEVEIKHRKTGERETLPLSGAVERLRSLIEPQRMTDI; this comes from the coding sequence ATGCGTCTTTCGAGATATTTCCTGCCGGTGCTGCGCGATGTGCCCAAGGAAGCCGAGATCGTTTCGCATCGGCTTATGCTGCGCGCTGGCATGATCCGCCAGCAGGCTTCGGGCCTCTATTCGTGGCTGCCCATCGGCTACAAGGTGCTGATGAAGGTGCAGAAGATCATCGAGCAGGAGCAGAACCGCGCCGGCGCGGTGCAGCTGCTGATGCCGACGATCCAGTCTGCAGACCTTTGGCGCGAGTCTGGCCGGTATGAGGCCTATGGCAAAGAGATGCTGCGCATCGAGGATCGGCACGAGCGCGAATTCCTCTATGGTCCGACCAATGAGGAGATGATTACCGATATCTTTCGGACCTATGTGAAGTCCTATAAGGACCTGCCGCTCAACCTCTATCATATCCAATGGAAGTTCCGCGACGAGGTGCGCCCGCGCTTCGGCACCATGCGCAGCCGCGAGTTCCTGATGAAGGATGCCTATTCCTTCGATCTCGATGAAGCCGCGGCCGTGAAGGCCTTCCAGCGCATGTTCGTGGCCTATCTTCGCACTTTCAAGCGCATGGGCCTGGTCGGCGTACCAATGCGTGCTGATACCGGCCCGATCGGTGGCAACCTGTCCTACGAATTCCACGTGCTGGCGGATACAGGCGAGAGCGAGGTTTTCCTGGACAAGGACCTGCTCGACAAACCCGTTCCCGGCGCCGACACCGATTTCTTCGGCGACCTTGAGCCGATTTTTAGGGATTGGACTTCGCTCTTTGCCGCTACCGACGAGATGACGACCGAAGAGGCCTTCCGCGAGGCCGTGCCGGCCGACAACCAGCTCAAGGCGCGCGGCATCGAAGTTGGCCACATCTTCTACTTCGGAACGAAGTATTCCGAGCCGATGAAGGCCAATGTCACCGGTGCCGACGGCAAGGATACGCCCGTCCATATGGGCTCCTACGGCATCGGGCCGACGCGCGTAGTTCCCGCGATCATCGAGGCTAGCCATGATGAGAACGGCATTGTCTGGCCCGTTCCGGTTGCCCCATTCGAAGCGGTGCTGATCAATCTCAAAGCGGGTGATGCCGACACCGACGCTGCTTGTGACGCGCTTTACGAGCAGCTGTCCGGCGCCGGTCTCGACATGCTGTACGACGATCGAGACCAGCCCGCCGGCAGCAAGTTTGCGACGGCCGATCTTGTCGGCATTCCTTATCAACTGATCGTGGGGCCGCGTGGCCTTAAATCGGGCGAAGTCGAGATCAAGCATCGCAAAACCGGAGAGCGCGAAACGTTGCCGCTTTCGGGGGCCGTCGAGCGCCTCAGGAGCCTGATAGAACCTCAGCGGATGACCGACATTTGA
- a CDS encoding DUF1467 family protein, giving the protein MQIASIIAVYFVVWWLTFVMVLPIGNQSHHEAGAEIVAGSDPGAPLKPRLLYKLLLATGLSVVFTALLLWGLSNETLYQYWNR; this is encoded by the coding sequence ATGCAAATTGCTTCGATCATCGCGGTTTATTTCGTTGTCTGGTGGCTCACCTTCGTCATGGTGCTGCCAATCGGCAATCAAAGTCATCATGAGGCCGGTGCCGAGATCGTGGCAGGTTCCGATCCTGGCGCACCGCTGAAGCCGAGGCTGTTGTACAAACTGCTGCTGGCAACCGGCCTGTCAGTGGTGTTCACGGCGCTGCTGCTTTGGGGCCTCTCCAACGAGACACTCTATCAATACTGGAATCGCTGA
- the nuoL gene encoding NADH-quinone oxidoreductase subunit L yields MIIQAIVFLPLIGALIAGLLGRQIGHRPAEFITTGLLSVAAVLSWVVFLPVAFGDGLVGAVGDGHAAVLKVEIMRWIQVGDMDLRWTLRVDTLTAIMLVVVNTVSALVHVYSIGYMNEDPHRSRFFAYLSLFTFAMLMLVTADNFLQMFFGWEGVGLASYLLIGFWYTRPSATAAAMKAFVVNRVGDFGFALGIFGAFMVLGHIDFDGAFQAADEFATTGLPVIQFLGWQLDAMTVICLLLFMGAMGKSAQFLLHTWLPDAMEGPTPVSALIHAATMVTAGVFMVARLSPLFETSPVALTVVIVVGAITAFFAATVGLVQNDIKRVIAYSTCSQLGYMFVALGVGAYSAGVFHLFTHAFFKALLFLGAGSVIHAMHHEQDMRNMGGLRKKIPITYAMMMIGTLALTGVGIPGTNFGFAGFFSKDAIIESAYAFGGNAGTMAFWLLVIAALFTSFYSWRLVHLTFHGSPRDAQHHGEGPHPDPAHSALESHDEPIDDSNADDHGHHGHHHGSAYDNAHESPNVMLVPLYVLSVGAVLAGVVFYGMFFHDVEHIEHFFAGSIFVDHQIIEDAHHVPTWVKWSATIAMIAGFVAAWFMYIRRPETPAKLAASNPGLYKFLLNKWYFDELYNTIFVRPALWIGNAIWKGFDDWLVDGKITEGLGRRVQNVTSWVVKLQSGYLYHYAFAMLIGIAALLTWAITAGGLL; encoded by the coding sequence ATGATCATTCAGGCGATTGTTTTCCTGCCCCTTATCGGGGCGCTTATTGCCGGCCTTTTGGGCCGCCAGATCGGACATCGTCCGGCTGAGTTCATTACCACCGGACTCCTGAGCGTAGCAGCGGTGCTCAGCTGGGTCGTGTTCCTTCCGGTCGCTTTTGGCGACGGGCTGGTGGGTGCCGTGGGCGACGGCCATGCGGCCGTGCTCAAGGTCGAGATCATGCGTTGGATCCAGGTCGGTGACATGGACCTGCGCTGGACCTTACGCGTCGATACGCTGACTGCGATCATGCTGGTGGTGGTCAACACGGTTTCAGCACTCGTTCACGTCTACTCCATCGGCTACATGAACGAGGATCCGCATCGCTCGCGCTTCTTCGCTTACCTGTCGCTCTTCACCTTCGCCATGCTCATGCTGGTGACTGCCGACAACTTCCTCCAGATGTTCTTCGGGTGGGAAGGCGTAGGTCTTGCGTCGTACCTGTTGATCGGGTTCTGGTACACCCGGCCGTCTGCCACCGCTGCAGCGATGAAAGCCTTCGTGGTCAATCGCGTCGGCGATTTCGGTTTCGCGCTCGGTATTTTCGGCGCCTTCATGGTGCTCGGCCACATCGATTTCGACGGCGCCTTCCAGGCCGCCGATGAATTTGCGACTACCGGCCTGCCGGTGATCCAGTTCCTGGGTTGGCAGCTCGACGCCATGACGGTGATCTGCCTGCTGCTTTTTATGGGCGCTATGGGCAAGTCGGCGCAGTTCCTGCTGCACACCTGGCTACCGGACGCCATGGAAGGCCCGACGCCAGTATCGGCTCTCATCCACGCCGCTACCATGGTGACTGCCGGTGTCTTCATGGTCGCTCGGCTTTCGCCATTGTTTGAAACGTCACCTGTGGCGTTGACAGTGGTCATCGTGGTCGGCGCCATCACGGCATTCTTTGCCGCTACCGTCGGCCTCGTGCAGAACGACATCAAGCGGGTGATTGCTTATTCGACCTGCTCGCAGCTCGGCTATATGTTCGTTGCTTTGGGGGTTGGCGCCTATTCTGCAGGCGTGTTCCACCTGTTCACGCATGCCTTCTTCAAAGCCCTGCTGTTCTTGGGAGCAGGTTCGGTCATCCATGCGATGCATCACGAGCAGGACATGCGGAACATGGGCGGCCTGCGCAAGAAGATCCCCATCACCTATGCGATGATGATGATCGGTACGCTCGCCCTCACCGGCGTGGGCATCCCCGGCACCAATTTCGGCTTTGCTGGCTTCTTCTCCAAAGATGCCATTATCGAAAGCGCCTATGCGTTCGGCGGCAATGCGGGCACGATGGCGTTCTGGCTGCTGGTGATTGCAGCCCTGTTCACCAGCTTCTATTCCTGGCGCCTGGTCCACCTGACGTTTCACGGCTCACCCCGCGATGCCCAGCATCACGGTGAAGGTCCGCATCCGGACCCGGCTCATTCGGCCCTGGAAAGCCACGACGAGCCGATCGACGACAGCAATGCGGACGATCACGGCCATCATGGTCACCACCATGGCTCGGCTTATGACAATGCGCATGAATCGCCAAATGTCATGCTGGTGCCGCTTTATGTCCTCTCCGTGGGTGCAGTGCTGGCAGGCGTGGTGTTCTACGGCATGTTCTTCCACGACGTTGAACATATTGAACACTTCTTTGCCGGGTCGATCTTTGTCGATCACCAGATCATCGAGGACGCACATCATGTCCCGACCTGGGTGAAATGGAGCGCAACCATCGCCATGATCGCGGGCTTCGTTGCGGCCTGGTTCATGTATATTCGTCGCCCGGAAACGCCGGCAAAGCTCGCGGCGTCCAATCCGGGGCTCTACAAGTTCCTGCTCAACAAGTGGTACTTCGATGAGCTCTACAACACGATCTTCGTGCGCCCCGCGCTCTGGATCGGTAACGCGATATGGAAAGGGTTCGATGACTGGCTGGTTGACGGCAAGATCACCGAAGGCCTTGGCCGTCGCGTTCAGAATGTCACCAGCTGGGTCGTCAAACTGCAGTCCGGCTATCTGTACCATTATGCCTTCGCCATGCTCATCGGCATTGCGGCGCTGCTGACCTGGGCCATTACGGCCGGGGGGCTCCTCTGA
- a CDS encoding biotin--[acetyl-CoA-carboxylase] ligase: MSDFSLGPNARSAGYRLTGFDEIGSTNSEALAAASLGDPGGIWFAARHQTAGRGRRGRQWHSVRGNLAASLLIVPDAAPEQIATLGFVAGVALNRALAAVLPQGRFRVGIDGMDGADGRSRIALKWPNDVLADGEKLSGILLEASKTPDGRSAIVIGCGVNVVAAPEGTPYPATSLLALGVERSAEQVFEALSDAWVDVFALWDDGRGIAAVLELWRSSAAGIGAPVAVSQDGVVRRGIFETIDAAGRLIIRDEDGSRFPITAGDVHFGATASARS, encoded by the coding sequence GTGAGTGACTTCTCGCTGGGCCCCAACGCGCGGTCAGCCGGTTACAGGCTGACCGGTTTCGATGAAATCGGGTCGACAAACAGCGAAGCGCTTGCCGCGGCGTCATTGGGCGATCCCGGCGGAATCTGGTTTGCGGCCCGCCACCAGACGGCAGGTCGGGGCAGGCGGGGCCGCCAATGGCACAGCGTGCGTGGAAACCTGGCCGCAAGCCTTCTCATTGTGCCCGATGCTGCGCCAGAGCAGATTGCGACCCTGGGGTTTGTGGCCGGTGTCGCGCTTAATCGGGCTTTGGCCGCCGTCCTGCCGCAGGGTCGCTTCCGAGTTGGCATTGACGGAATGGACGGGGCAGATGGCCGATCGCGCATTGCGCTCAAGTGGCCAAACGACGTCTTGGCCGATGGCGAAAAGCTCTCGGGTATCCTCCTTGAAGCCAGCAAGACACCCGATGGTCGCAGCGCAATTGTCATCGGTTGCGGTGTCAACGTGGTTGCCGCGCCAGAGGGCACGCCTTATCCGGCAACAAGCTTGCTGGCCCTTGGGGTGGAACGCAGCGCCGAGCAGGTCTTCGAGGCTTTGTCAGATGCCTGGGTAGATGTCTTTGCCCTCTGGGATGACGGCCGTGGCATCGCTGCCGTTCTTGAGCTGTGGCGGAGTTCGGCAGCGGGTATCGGTGCTCCGGTAGCGGTATCGCAGGATGGCGTGGTGCGACGTGGAATCTTTGAAACTATCGATGCTGCCGGTCGGCTGATCATTCGCGACGAAGACGGTTCGCGCTTTCCGATCACCGCAGGCGATGTGCATTTTGGGGCAACGGCCAGCGCCCGAAGCTGA
- a CDS encoding NADH-quinone oxidoreductase subunit M codes for MTFDNSILTIVTWLPILGAALLLATPKTSIGAIRWISLATTLVVFALSLALWNAFDASNAGFQFVVNMPWIGDNIGYRVGVDGISVLFVVLTALLMPAVVLASWEVETRLKEYMIVFLVLETLMIGVFTTLDLAMFYVFFEGTLLPMFLIIGIWGGSQRIQAAYKFFFYTFVGSVLMLLAMMAMYWDAGTTDISRLLNHDFPAGMQTWLWLAFFASLAVKMPMWPFHRWLPEAHVQAPTAGSVILAAILLKLGGYGFLRFSLPMFPDASAQFANFVFVLSVAAIILTSLVALVQTDIKKLIAYSSVAHMGFVTMGIFAGNALGIQGAMFQMISHGIVSGALFLCVGVIYDRMHTREISAYGGLVERMPQYAFAFMVFTMANVGLPGTSGFVGEFLTMMGVFQVNTWVAFGAAFGVILSACYALWLYRRVIFGALTKDSLKGILDLNLREKIVIYPLIVLTIVFGFYPAPILDTTAAAVDNLVVQYSTAVGRDAAVDLADQRIQLDYAAPTGEAQPATAPASH; via the coding sequence ATGACCTTCGACAATTCGATACTCACGATTGTAACCTGGCTGCCCATTCTGGGTGCGGCCCTTTTGCTGGCGACACCCAAGACGTCGATCGGGGCGATCCGCTGGATTTCGCTCGCGACCACGCTTGTGGTCTTCGCGCTGTCGCTTGCGCTCTGGAATGCGTTCGACGCGTCCAATGCCGGTTTCCAGTTTGTCGTGAACATGCCGTGGATTGGCGACAATATAGGCTACCGGGTCGGCGTGGACGGCATTTCGGTGCTGTTTGTGGTCCTGACCGCGCTTCTGATGCCGGCGGTCGTGCTTGCCAGCTGGGAAGTCGAGACGCGGCTCAAGGAATACATGATAGTCTTTCTGGTGCTCGAGACGCTGATGATCGGCGTGTTCACCACGCTCGACCTGGCCATGTTCTACGTGTTCTTCGAAGGTACGCTTTTGCCGATGTTCCTGATCATCGGCATCTGGGGCGGATCACAGCGCATTCAGGCGGCATACAAGTTCTTCTTCTACACCTTCGTCGGCTCGGTGCTCATGCTCCTGGCCATGATGGCGATGTATTGGGATGCCGGAACGACTGATATTTCGCGCCTGTTGAACCACGATTTTCCGGCAGGGATGCAGACGTGGCTGTGGCTGGCCTTCTTCGCGTCGCTGGCAGTGAAAATGCCGATGTGGCCGTTCCACCGCTGGTTGCCCGAGGCTCACGTTCAAGCTCCGACCGCAGGTTCGGTGATTCTGGCGGCTATCCTGCTCAAGTTGGGCGGCTATGGTTTCCTTCGCTTCAGCCTTCCCATGTTCCCGGATGCCTCTGCTCAGTTCGCCAACTTCGTCTTTGTCCTGTCGGTGGCCGCCATCATCCTGACCTCGCTGGTCGCGCTGGTGCAGACCGACATCAAGAAGCTGATTGCATACTCGTCCGTGGCACATATGGGCTTTGTGACCATGGGCATCTTTGCGGGCAATGCGCTCGGCATTCAGGGTGCGATGTTTCAGATGATTTCGCATGGCATCGTTTCGGGCGCGCTGTTCCTATGCGTTGGCGTGATCTACGACAGAATGCACACTCGTGAAATTTCGGCCTATGGCGGGCTGGTCGAGCGCATGCCGCAATATGCCTTCGCCTTCATGGTCTTCACGATGGCCAATGTTGGACTGCCGGGCACTTCGGGGTTTGTGGGCGAGTTCCTCACCATGATGGGCGTATTCCAGGTCAATACCTGGGTGGCGTTCGGTGCTGCGTTCGGCGTGATTTTGTCGGCCTGCTACGCGCTCTGGCTCTATCGTCGGGTGATTTTCGGCGCACTCACCAAGGACAGCCTTAAGGGCATCCTGGATCTCAACCTGCGCGAAAAGATCGTGATTTATCCGCTGATCGTGCTCACCATTGTGTTCGGCTTTTACCCAGCGCCAATCCTGGATACGACGGCGGCAGCCGTCGACAATCTGGTGGTGCAGTATTCGACCGCCGTTGGTCGCGACGCTGCAGTGGACCTGGCCGACCAGCGCATCCAACTCGATTACGCCGCGCCCACGGGCGAGGCACAGCCGGCCACAGCGCCTGCTTCGCACTAG
- a CDS encoding ribonuclease J: protein MAKTQRDELVFVPLGGVGEIGMNMAAYGFGPERSRKWIVVDCGVSFGGPDLPGIELIMANPEFLEENADDVLALVLTHSHEDHYGAVLDLWPVFDKPVYATPFTAAMLAAKRAGDGIVENVDITIMRPGKPFSVGPFTIEPINVAHSIPESNALLITTPVGRALHTGDWKLDPTPITSAPTDVARLEAIGAESALPLALVCDSTNAMKDGESPSEQEIGDNLARLIAEAPHRVAVTTFASNVGRVVSIVRAAHKAGREVVMSGRSLHRIMGIAKELGMLEGLPTLHDQDMYKSIARDKCVLICTGSQGEARAAIARIARGDHPVIDLNAGDRMIFSSWAIPGNEREVQDIQNQLIDKGVEVITANDALVHVTGHPRRGELRKLYSLVKPEVLVPVHGEAAHLAAHAKLGREAGIANVCEARNGDLVRLFPEAMTFPAEVRTGELYLDGLVLCTPEESGVKGRRRLSFGGMIIVSLAVNGSGHVVSGPEMVIEGLPETEEESVAELVEDTVSGVIKSMPPKRRSDTEVLNSALFKAIRNEVNAFWGRKPNVSVFVHRV from the coding sequence ATGGCTAAGACCCAAAGGGATGAACTCGTCTTCGTACCGCTTGGCGGCGTTGGCGAAATCGGAATGAACATGGCTGCCTATGGCTTCGGTCCAGAGCGGTCGCGCAAATGGATCGTGGTGGATTGCGGCGTCAGCTTTGGCGGTCCGGACCTGCCAGGCATCGAACTCATCATGGCCAATCCGGAATTTCTTGAGGAGAATGCCGACGACGTCTTGGCCCTGGTTCTCACCCATAGCCACGAGGACCATTACGGGGCCGTGCTCGATCTCTGGCCCGTCTTCGACAAGCCGGTCTATGCCACTCCGTTTACCGCCGCCATGTTGGCTGCCAAGCGGGCAGGGGACGGTATCGTCGAGAATGTCGACATCACCATCATGCGCCCAGGCAAGCCGTTTTCAGTCGGGCCCTTTACCATCGAGCCGATCAATGTTGCCCATTCGATCCCTGAATCCAATGCGCTGCTGATCACGACGCCGGTTGGTCGGGCGCTGCATACCGGGGACTGGAAGCTCGATCCGACGCCGATCACCAGTGCTCCTACGGACGTTGCGCGTCTCGAAGCGATCGGCGCGGAAAGCGCGTTGCCCTTGGCTTTGGTCTGCGACTCCACCAATGCGATGAAGGATGGCGAGAGCCCAAGCGAACAGGAAATCGGAGACAATCTGGCCCGCCTGATTGCCGAAGCGCCGCACCGGGTCGCTGTCACAACCTTTGCGTCCAATGTTGGTCGCGTCGTCTCCATCGTTCGCGCGGCCCATAAGGCGGGGCGCGAAGTTGTCATGTCTGGCCGCTCGCTGCACCGCATCATGGGCATTGCCAAGGAGCTTGGCATGCTCGAGGGCCTGCCGACCCTGCATGATCAGGACATGTATAAGTCAATCGCACGCGACAAATGCGTGTTGATCTGTACGGGCAGTCAGGGCGAGGCCCGCGCCGCCATTGCCCGCATCGCGCGAGGCGATCATCCTGTGATCGATCTGAATGCTGGCGATCGCATGATCTTCTCGTCCTGGGCCATTCCCGGCAATGAGCGCGAGGTGCAGGACATCCAGAACCAGTTGATCGACAAAGGCGTCGAGGTCATCACAGCCAATGACGCACTGGTTCATGTCACTGGCCATCCGCGTCGTGGCGAATTGCGCAAGCTCTATTCCCTGGTCAAGCCGGAGGTGCTGGTCCCGGTCCACGGCGAAGCCGCGCATCTGGCAGCTCACGCCAAACTCGGCCGCGAGGCTGGCATCGCCAATGTCTGCGAGGCGCGGAACGGCGATCTGGTTCGTCTCTTCCCTGAGGCTATGACCTTTCCGGCAGAGGTGCGTACGGGCGAGCTTTATCTTGATGGCCTGGTTCTCTGCACACCCGAGGAGAGCGGCGTCAAGGGACGGCGGAGACTGTCTTTCGGCGGCATGATCATTGTCAGCTTGGCCGTCAATGGCAGCGGCCATGTCGTGTCTGGCCCGGAAATGGTAATCGAGGGGCTACCTGAAACGGAAGAAGAATCGGTCGCCGAACTGGTCGAAGACACAGTCAGTGGGGTCATCAAATCAATGCCGCCAAAGCGGCGGTCCGATACCGAGGTGCTCAATTCTGCGCTGTTCAAGGCAATCCGCAATGAGGTCAATGCATTCTGGGGACGCAAGCCCAATGTCAGCGTCTTCGTGCATCGGGTTTGA
- the nuoN gene encoding NADH-quinone oxidoreductase subunit NuoN — MNSDITDFASLAPAYPELLMAVGALALLLVGIVVNKEKSSLVNWLAIGLLIATGLLVVLQPADGIIFNGLFIADGFARYMKVLVIGGAALALILGLSNAEENGIHKYEYAILAVLATLGMMVMVSANDLMSLYVGLELQSLALYVMAAIKRDDSRATEAGLKYFVLGALSSGMLLYGASLVYGFTGHTNLSEIVIAISNEGRSVGLIFGMVFLLAGVAFKISAVPFHMWTPDVYEGAPTPVTAFFAMAPKVAAMTLMVRLVMDTFSPITSDWQQIVIFLSIASMVLAAFAAIGQSSIKRLIAYSSIGHVGFALVGLSSGTQVGVEGVAIYMAIYVGMTVALFACLLSLRTEKGYVETIEDLAGASKTRPFVAAVMAIVMFSLIGLPPLAGFFAKWQVFLAAIEANLYVLAVIGMLASAISAFYYLRVVKVMYFDEPRSDFIAVPGELNIIMAVFSFLIVTYFFTVGNPLSALAHNAAGSLF; from the coding sequence GTGAATTCTGACATTACCGATTTTGCGAGCCTGGCTCCGGCCTATCCGGAACTGCTGATGGCCGTCGGTGCGCTGGCGCTGTTGCTCGTCGGCATCGTGGTCAACAAGGAGAAGTCCAGTCTGGTCAACTGGTTGGCTATTGGTCTTCTGATCGCTACCGGTCTTCTGGTTGTGCTGCAACCTGCCGATGGCATCATCTTCAATGGCCTTTTCATTGCAGACGGCTTTGCCCGCTACATGAAAGTGTTGGTGATCGGTGGCGCCGCGCTGGCATTGATCCTGGGTCTTTCCAATGCCGAAGAGAACGGCATTCATAAATACGAATATGCAATTCTGGCCGTCCTCGCGACGCTGGGCATGATGGTGATGGTTTCGGCCAATGACCTGATGAGCCTCTATGTGGGTCTTGAGCTGCAGTCTCTGGCGCTCTATGTCATGGCCGCCATCAAGCGCGACGATAGTCGCGCCACCGAAGCGGGCCTCAAGTATTTCGTGCTGGGCGCGTTGTCGTCGGGCATGCTGCTTTATGGCGCCTCATTGGTCTATGGCTTTACCGGCCATACCAACCTCTCCGAGATCGTCATCGCGATTTCGAACGAAGGTCGTTCGGTTGGGCTGATCTTTGGCATGGTATTTCTGCTGGCAGGTGTCGCCTTCAAGATTTCTGCGGTTCCGTTCCACATGTGGACGCCGGACGTCTATGAAGGGGCTCCAACGCCGGTCACCGCCTTCTTCGCCATGGCGCCGAAAGTTGCGGCAATGACGTTGATGGTCCGCTTGGTCATGGACACATTCTCGCCCATCACCAGCGACTGGCAGCAGATCGTCATTTTCCTGTCGATCGCTTCCATGGTTCTGGCAGCCTTCGCAGCCATCGGGCAGAGCTCGATCAAGCGTCTGATCGCCTATTCGTCGATCGGTCATGTGGGGTTTGCCTTGGTGGGGCTATCTTCCGGGACCCAGGTCGGGGTCGAGGGCGTTGCAATCTACATGGCGATCTATGTCGGCATGACAGTCGCGCTGTTTGCCTGCCTTCTGTCGCTGCGCACCGAAAAAGGTTATGTCGAGACCATTGAGGACCTGGCAGGAGCGTCCAAAACCCGTCCTTTCGTTGCGGCGGTCATGGCGATCGTCATGTTCTCGCTGATCGGTCTGCCGCCGCTGGCTGGATTTTTCGCGAAGTGGCAGGTGTTTCTGGCCGCCATCGAAGCCAATCTTTATGTCCTGGCTGTCATCGGGATGCTGGCATCTGCGATAAGCGCCTTCTATTACCTGCGCGTCGTCAAGGTGATGTATTTCGATGAACCAAGATCGGATTTCATCGCCGTGCCCGGTGAGCTCAACATCATCATGGCGGTGTTTAGCTTCCTCATCGTCACGTACTTCTTCACGGTGGGCAATCCGCTCTCGGCCCTGGCGCACAATGCTGCCGGAAGCCTCTTCTAG
- a CDS encoding ABC transporter permease — MIAGRYLRARRKEAFISVIASLTMVGVAIGVATLIVVMSVMNGFRGELLDKILGLNGHFTAYPIESQFTDYKETVAALEEVDGVRFAVYFVEGQVLASGQGSSSGVTVRGMDEENLRKLTLLYNGAEQGGFDQWDQSRGVAIGYRLAQTLGVGIGDQVQIINPEGTMTPFGSTPQIRSYPVNAIFNLGMVEFDSYFMYMPLEPAQDYFKLVDEVLKPGMGPLDPLATDAEIDAAYQRIPRASAAEIFITDPDAVGVMRERLQAASGVRPLILTSWQERNQTFFSALQVERVVMFTILSMIILVAAFNIISSLIMLVKDKSADIAVLRTMGATRGSIMRIFSITGTAIGVIGTLVGFVLGLIIASNAEAIRASISNFLGVTLFPPEVFFLSSLPSRVDAVEVTVVVSMALGLSFLATLYPAWRAAQYDPVEALRYE, encoded by the coding sequence ATGATCGCCGGACGCTATCTACGCGCCCGGCGCAAAGAGGCCTTCATTTCCGTCATTGCCAGCCTGACCATGGTTGGTGTGGCAATCGGCGTAGCAACGCTGATCGTCGTGATGTCGGTAATGAATGGCTTTCGTGGCGAATTGCTGGACAAAATTCTTGGTCTCAATGGGCACTTCACTGCCTATCCGATCGAAAGCCAGTTCACCGATTACAAGGAAACGGTCGCGGCGCTCGAGGAGGTGGATGGTGTCCGTTTTGCGGTCTATTTCGTCGAGGGCCAGGTGCTGGCCTCAGGGCAGGGCAGTTCGTCCGGCGTGACTGTGCGTGGGATGGATGAAGAGAACCTGCGTAAGCTGACCTTGCTGTATAATGGTGCAGAGCAGGGCGGGTTCGACCAGTGGGACCAGAGCCGTGGTGTTGCGATCGGTTATCGGCTAGCCCAGACCCTGGGTGTGGGGATCGGCGATCAAGTTCAAATCATCAATCCCGAAGGCACGATGACGCCCTTTGGATCGACGCCGCAGATCCGTTCGTATCCCGTCAATGCCATCTTCAACTTGGGCATGGTCGAGTTCGACTCGTACTTCATGTACATGCCGCTCGAGCCGGCGCAGGATTATTTCAAGCTCGTGGACGAGGTTCTCAAGCCCGGTATGGGGCCGCTCGATCCGCTTGCGACAGACGCGGAAATCGACGCCGCCTATCAGCGCATTCCGCGGGCATCGGCGGCGGAAATTTTTATTACCGATCCCGATGCAGTCGGGGTGATGCGCGAGCGCCTGCAAGCCGCATCGGGCGTACGTCCTCTGATCCTGACCTCCTGGCAGGAACGCAACCAGACTTTCTTCTCGGCCCTTCAGGTCGAGCGGGTCGTGATGTTCACCATCCTGTCCATGATCATCCTTGTCGCCGCGTTCAACATCATTTCCAGCCTCATCATGCTCGTGAAAGACAAGAGCGCCGATATCGCCGTCTTGCGTACCATGGGCGCGACACGCGGCTCGATCATGCGGATTTTCTCGATCACCGGAACGGCGATTGGGGTCATCGGCACCTTAGTAGGCTTCGTGCTGGGGCTCATCATCGCCTCTAATGCGGAAGCCATCCGCGCTTCGATCTCGAATTTCCTCGGCGTCACGCTGTTTCCGCCCGAGGTGTTCTTTCTCTCGTCACTCCCTAGCCGTGTTGATGCGGTGGAAGTGACCGTTGTAGTGTCAATGGCTCTGGGTCTGAGTTTCCTGGCAACGCTTTATCCGGCGTGGCGCGCTGCCCAATATGATCCGGTAGAGGCCCTGCGCTATGAATAA
- the nuoK gene encoding NADH-quinone oxidoreductase subunit NuoK, whose product MEIGLGHYLTVAAILFTLGVFGIFINRKNIIVILMSVELILLAVNLNLVAFSAQLNDLQGQVFALMILTVAAAEAAIGLAILVIFYRNRGTIAVEDVNMMKG is encoded by the coding sequence CTGGAAATCGGGCTCGGTCATTACCTGACCGTCGCTGCCATCCTGTTCACGCTTGGCGTGTTCGGCATCTTTATCAACCGCAAGAACATCATCGTCATCCTGATGTCTGTCGAGCTGATCCTGCTTGCCGTCAATCTCAACCTGGTGGCCTTTAGTGCGCAGCTCAACGACCTGCAGGGTCAGGTGTTCGCGCTGATGATCCTGACCGTGGCCGCTGCTGAAGCTGCCATCGGTCTGGCCATCCTCGTAATCTTCTACCGCAACCGTGGCACAATCGCGGTTGAGGACGTCAACATGATGAAGGGCTAG